In Paraburkholderia flava, one genomic interval encodes:
- a CDS encoding NAD(P)-dependent methylenetetrahydromethanopterin dehydrogenase, producing the protein MSETLERPYILHMLTATPQMSPFDVNMAADAGYQVIVPYCNVETGMVANLTQDAIFSRGPKGVSRTGIFIGGRDVMLAADMLDIARKAMVPPFEVSVFADPSGSYTTAAALVALVERHLVKEHGVELGGKRVLILGGTGAVGRIAAAMAASRGADVAIASHSDLGRAQHVSDDVNRRFGIVTHAVGTSTSKELRHALGEAEIVLATAIAGVQVVSAADLAYAKHLLIAADVNAVPPEGIAGVNVMNDGKPIEGVPNAGAIGIGALAIGNVKYQVEHRLFMRMRTGGKPVYLGFPEAFDEAREVAAGLG; encoded by the coding sequence ATGTCCGAAACCCTTGAAAGGCCCTACATCCTGCACATGCTCACTGCGACGCCGCAGATGAGTCCATTCGACGTCAACATGGCCGCCGACGCCGGCTATCAGGTGATCGTTCCGTACTGCAACGTCGAGACCGGGATGGTCGCGAATCTCACGCAGGACGCAATCTTTTCGCGCGGGCCGAAGGGCGTGTCGCGCACCGGCATCTTTATCGGCGGACGCGACGTGATGCTCGCCGCCGACATGCTCGACATCGCGCGCAAGGCGATGGTCCCGCCGTTCGAGGTCTCGGTGTTCGCCGATCCGAGCGGCTCGTACACGACGGCCGCCGCGCTGGTTGCGCTGGTCGAGCGGCATCTGGTCAAGGAACACGGCGTCGAACTCGGCGGCAAGCGCGTGCTGATCCTCGGCGGCACCGGGGCGGTGGGACGCATCGCGGCGGCGATGGCCGCGTCGCGCGGCGCGGACGTCGCGATCGCGAGCCACTCGGATCTCGGCCGCGCGCAGCACGTCAGCGACGACGTCAACCGGCGCTTCGGCATCGTCACGCACGCGGTCGGCACATCGACATCCAAAGAATTGCGGCATGCGCTCGGCGAAGCGGAGATCGTGCTCGCGACCGCGATCGCGGGCGTCCAGGTGGTCAGCGCTGCCGACCTCGCGTACGCGAAGCATCTGCTGATCGCCGCCGACGTCAACGCCGTGCCGCCCGAAGGCATCGCGGGCGTCAACGTGATGAACGACGGCAAACCGATCGAAGGCGTGCCGAACGCGGGTGCAATCGGCATCGGTGCGCTCGCGATCGGCAACGTCAAGTACCAGGTCGAGCACCGGCTGTTCATGCGGATGCGCACCGGCGGCAAGCCGGTCTACCTCGGCTTTCCGGAGGCGTTCGACGAGGCCCGCGAAGTTGCTGCGGGTCTGGGCTGA
- the mch gene encoding methenyltetrahydromethanopterin cyclohydrolase translates to MPPTPAPPEASGPLSSVATTLSVNALSERLVARLVDDAARLRVAVSRTDGGTVIVDAGVEAPGSVEAGVLIARICMGGLGRVAQRMNFDAAPLWPTMLDVHTSSPVLACLGSQYAGWSLSATKEQTGGKKFFSLGSGPARALAVKEPLFAELAYHDHHDRGVLVLEVDRLPPQIIIDKVLRDCGLAPERLTLVVTPTHSVAGTAQVVARVVEVALHKTHVLGVELDEVVEGSGCAPLPPPAPDGIQAMGRTNDAILYGGRVHLIVKHDAVAQRLAAELPASGSRDYGRPFADIFTSFNYDFYQIDPALFAPAEVWVASLESGATYRGGQIDAALLQEQWGGQAAAAS, encoded by the coding sequence ATGCCTCCCACTCCTGCCCCGCCTGAGGCCTCCGGGCCGCTCTCCTCCGTCGCGACGACACTGAGCGTCAATGCGCTCAGCGAACGGCTCGTCGCGCGGCTCGTCGACGATGCCGCGCGTCTGCGCGTCGCCGTCAGCCGCACCGATGGAGGCACCGTGATCGTCGATGCGGGCGTCGAGGCGCCGGGCAGCGTCGAGGCCGGCGTGCTGATCGCGCGCATCTGCATGGGCGGTCTAGGCCGCGTCGCGCAGCGGATGAACTTCGACGCCGCTCCGCTGTGGCCGACGATGCTCGATGTGCACACGTCGTCGCCGGTGCTCGCGTGCCTCGGTAGTCAGTACGCCGGCTGGAGCCTGTCCGCGACGAAGGAGCAGACCGGCGGCAAGAAGTTTTTCTCGCTGGGCTCCGGGCCCGCGCGTGCGCTTGCAGTGAAAGAACCGCTGTTCGCTGAGCTGGCTTACCACGACCATCACGATCGCGGCGTGCTGGTGCTCGAAGTAGACCGGCTGCCGCCGCAGATCATCATCGATAAGGTGCTGCGCGACTGCGGCCTCGCGCCCGAACGGCTGACGCTCGTCGTCACGCCGACACACTCTGTCGCGGGAACGGCACAGGTGGTCGCGCGCGTCGTCGAAGTCGCGTTGCACAAGACGCATGTGCTGGGCGTCGAACTGGACGAAGTGGTCGAAGGATCGGGTTGCGCGCCGCTGCCGCCGCCCGCGCCCGACGGCATTCAGGCGATGGGCCGCACCAACGACGCCATCCTGTACGGCGGCCGCGTGCATCTGATCGTGAAGCACGACGCGGTCGCGCAGCGGCTCGCAGCCGAACTGCCCGCGTCGGGTTCGCGCGACTATGGACGCCCGTTCGCGGACATCTTCACGTCGTTCAACTATGACTTCTACCAGATCGATCCCGCGCTGTTCGCGCCTGCCGAGGTCTGGGTCGCGAGCCTCGAAAGCGGCGCGACGTATCGCGGCGGCCAGATCGATGCGGCGCTGCTGCAGGAGCAATGGGGCGGCCAGGCCGCTGCTGCATCATGA
- a CDS encoding ATP-grasp domain-containing protein has protein sequence MTARPASLPHAPFVAVAGLSARMLAQSAVRAGLRVAALDLFGDRDTRAASDVWFDIGGAGLLIDPAKLVRALERVARLPRLVGWIGGSGLESHVAALRGVPGLPVFLGNDADAEATVRDPRRFFPLLDTLGVPHPDVSFVRPTEPHGWLRKRATGCGGMHVVHVDKARESDDAASSADTYFQRFSPGRPLSALFVAARGQAHVIGFAEQLTCEIGDLHFVHAGSIGPIDVPPTVATRVRDAIAMLCAHAGLTGINSCDFLLDGDAFELLEINARPSATMALYEAASPRMWPRGLLACHLDACRYGRLPPPEHRIEHSGCAGQQVLFAPASFTASQAFSDACLRDPHCRDVPMPGTPIEAGQPVCTLFVCAASPDAVRRALERQRVVVLQRIETCLKINHEANHASHSCPA, from the coding sequence ATGACCGCGCGCCCTGCTTCGCTGCCGCATGCGCCGTTCGTCGCGGTCGCCGGACTGTCCGCGCGGATGCTCGCGCAGTCGGCGGTGCGTGCGGGACTGCGCGTCGCCGCGCTCGATCTGTTCGGCGACCGCGATACGCGTGCGGCCTCCGACGTGTGGTTTGACATCGGTGGCGCAGGGCTGTTGATCGATCCGGCGAAGCTCGTCCGCGCGCTCGAACGCGTCGCGCGGCTGCCGCGTCTTGTTGGCTGGATCGGTGGCAGCGGACTCGAATCGCATGTTGCGGCACTGCGTGGTGTGCCGGGACTGCCGGTGTTCCTCGGCAACGACGCCGATGCGGAAGCCACAGTGCGCGACCCGCGACGCTTCTTTCCGCTTCTCGATACGCTGGGTGTGCCGCATCCGGATGTGTCGTTCGTGCGTCCCACCGAACCGCATGGCTGGCTGCGAAAACGCGCGACCGGCTGCGGCGGGATGCACGTCGTGCACGTCGATAAGGCTCGCGAGTCCGACGATGCAGCTTCGTCCGCCGACACTTACTTCCAGCGGTTCAGTCCAGGCCGTCCACTGTCGGCGCTGTTCGTCGCCGCGCGCGGCCAGGCGCATGTCATCGGTTTTGCTGAACAACTGACGTGCGAGATCGGCGATCTGCACTTCGTACACGCAGGCTCGATCGGCCCGATCGACGTGCCGCCGACGGTTGCCACGCGCGTGCGCGATGCGATCGCGATGCTGTGTGCGCACGCGGGCCTGACCGGTATCAATAGCTGCGACTTCCTGCTCGACGGCGACGCGTTCGAACTACTCGAGATCAACGCGCGCCCGTCCGCGACGATGGCGCTGTACGAAGCCGCGTCGCCTCGCATGTGGCCGCGCGGCCTGCTCGCGTGTCATCTCGATGCGTGCCGCTACGGCCGCCTGCCGCCCCCTGAGCACCGCATCGAACACAGCGGATGCGCGGGCCAGCAGGTGCTGTTCGCACCGGCATCGTTCACCGCATCGCAGGCGTTCAGCGACGCGTGTCTGCGCGATCCGCATTGCCGCGACGTGCCGATGCCCGGCACACCGATCGAAGCCGGACAACCGGTCTGCACGCTGTTCGTCTGCGCTGCATCACCGGATGCGGTGCGGCGGGCGCTCGAACGGCAACGTGTAGTCGTCCTGCAACGCATCGAAACCTGTCTCAAGATTAATCACGAAGCCAATCATGCCTCCCACTCCTGCCCCGCCTGA
- a CDS encoding methanol/ethanol family PQQ-dependent dehydrogenase, which produces MNLRTMVLGLAILASAAFSSIVAQADPQLDGLIKNPANWAAQAGDYANHRYSPLKQINENNVGKLQVAWTMSTGVLRGHEGSPLVIGDTMYIHSPFPNKVIAINLKDQTFIWQYLPKQDDQVVSVMCCDTVNRGLAYGDGKIFLQQADTKLVALNAKTGDVVWTAQNGNPKAGETNTNAPHVFGDKVLTGISGGEFGVRGRLIAYDIKTGKPAWTAYSTGPDKDMLMDPDKTMTYTDGKMVPVGADSSLKTWKGDQWKLGGGTTWGWYAWDPKLNLVYYGTGNPGTWNPTQRPGDNKWSMSIFARDLNTGEAKWVYQMTPHDEWDYDGVNEMILSDLTIDGKKVPAIVHFDRNGFGYTLNRVTGQLLVAQKFDPAVNWADRVDMKSGLPIRNAAYSTQAAGSDHNVKGICPAALGSKDQQPAAFDPGTNLFLVPTNHVCMDYEPFDVDYVSGQPYVGATLSMYPGPNENNAMGNFIAWDASKGKIVYSKPEKFSVWSGVLATGGGIAFYGTLEGYIKAVRIKDGKELWRFKTPSGIIGNVFTYEYQGKQFVGVYSGIGGWAGIGMAAGLQKSTEGLGAVGGYRELAKYTALGGTLFVFAIPGDAS; this is translated from the coding sequence ATGAACTTACGCACCATGGTTCTTGGGCTCGCGATCCTCGCATCGGCAGCCTTCAGCTCTATCGTTGCACAGGCCGATCCGCAACTGGACGGGCTCATCAAGAATCCTGCGAACTGGGCAGCGCAGGCAGGCGATTATGCGAACCACCGTTACAGCCCGCTCAAGCAGATTAACGAAAACAATGTCGGCAAGCTGCAGGTCGCATGGACCATGTCGACCGGTGTGTTGCGCGGTCACGAAGGTTCTCCGCTCGTGATCGGCGACACGATGTACATCCATTCGCCGTTTCCTAACAAGGTCATCGCGATCAACCTGAAGGATCAGACGTTCATCTGGCAGTACCTGCCCAAGCAGGACGACCAGGTCGTGTCGGTGATGTGCTGCGACACGGTCAACCGCGGTCTCGCTTATGGCGACGGCAAGATCTTCCTGCAGCAGGCCGACACGAAGCTCGTCGCGCTGAATGCGAAGACCGGCGACGTCGTCTGGACCGCGCAGAACGGCAACCCGAAGGCCGGCGAAACCAACACCAACGCGCCGCACGTATTCGGCGACAAGGTGCTGACCGGGATCTCGGGCGGCGAGTTCGGCGTGCGCGGCCGTCTGATCGCATACGACATCAAGACCGGCAAGCCTGCCTGGACCGCGTACAGCACGGGTCCGGACAAGGACATGCTGATGGACCCCGACAAGACGATGACGTACACGGACGGCAAGATGGTGCCGGTCGGCGCGGACTCGTCGCTGAAGACGTGGAAGGGGGACCAGTGGAAGCTCGGTGGCGGCACCACGTGGGGCTGGTATGCGTGGGATCCGAAGCTCAACCTTGTCTACTACGGCACGGGCAATCCGGGCACGTGGAATCCGACGCAACGTCCGGGCGACAACAAGTGGTCGATGTCGATCTTCGCACGCGACCTGAACACCGGCGAAGCGAAGTGGGTCTACCAGATGACGCCTCACGACGAGTGGGACTATGACGGCGTCAACGAGATGATCCTGTCCGACCTGACGATCGACGGCAAGAAGGTCCCCGCGATCGTTCACTTCGACCGTAACGGTTTCGGCTACACGCTGAATCGCGTGACCGGCCAGCTGCTCGTCGCACAGAAGTTCGACCCTGCGGTGAACTGGGCCGATCGCGTCGACATGAAGAGCGGTCTGCCGATCCGCAACGCCGCGTACTCGACGCAGGCGGCCGGTTCCGATCACAACGTGAAGGGCATCTGCCCGGCTGCGCTCGGTTCGAAAGACCAGCAGCCGGCGGCCTTCGATCCGGGGACGAACCTCTTCCTGGTCCCGACGAATCACGTGTGCATGGACTACGAGCCGTTCGATGTCGACTATGTGTCCGGTCAGCCGTATGTCGGCGCAACGCTGTCGATGTACCCGGGTCCGAACGAGAACAACGCGATGGGTAACTTCATCGCGTGGGACGCGAGCAAGGGCAAGATCGTCTACTCGAAGCCGGAAAAATTCTCGGTGTGGTCGGGTGTGCTTGCGACCGGCGGCGGTATCGCGTTCTACGGCACGCTCGAAGGCTACATCAAGGCCGTGCGCATCAAGGACGGCAAGGAACTGTGGCGCTTCAAGACACCGTCCGGGATTATCGGCAACGTGTTCACGTACGAGTACCAGGGCAAGCAGTTCGTCGGCGTGTATTCGGGCATCGGCGGCTGGGCAGGCATCGGCATGGCAGCGGGCCTGCAGAAGTCGACCGAAGGTCTCGGCGCAGTGGGTGGCTATCGCGAACTCGCGAAGTACACCGCCCTCGGCGGCACGCTGTTCGTGTTCGCGATTCCCGGCGACGCGAGCTGA
- a CDS encoding beta-ribofuranosylaminobenzene 5'-phosphate synthase family protein: MPLQFRRHLPSAVVTVDAPARLHLGFLDPNASLGRAFGSLGLVIDGPTTRIEARLAEREEIGGTANDAERERIAICLARLQAAYGPATLAIDVQHAPRAHTGLGSGTQLALAVGTAFVRLLGRTATCAELASLLGRGGRSGIGVLGFDAGGLLVDGGPAGGLHPDVPPLLARQLFPEAWRILLVSDHSREGLHGPDERRGLAALAPFPQHLAAHLCHLVLMRILPGAAERNIVPFAHGLTELQQTIGEYFAPAQGGVFASPDVERALRAVAAERIAGIGQSSWGPTGFAIVAGAREAESALATAREATRGLPHIECTIVAGRNRGATIRTADAHQQHIDAA, from the coding sequence ATGCCGCTCCAGTTTCGCCGCCACCTACCCAGCGCCGTCGTCACCGTCGACGCGCCCGCTCGTCTGCACCTGGGTTTTCTCGATCCGAACGCGTCGCTCGGCCGCGCGTTCGGCAGCCTGGGTCTCGTGATCGACGGACCGACGACGCGCATCGAAGCGCGGCTCGCCGAGCGTGAGGAAATTGGCGGTACGGCGAACGATGCGGAGCGCGAGCGCATCGCGATCTGTCTCGCGCGCCTGCAGGCCGCGTACGGCCCCGCGACACTCGCGATCGACGTGCAGCACGCGCCGCGTGCACATACCGGTCTCGGCTCCGGCACGCAGCTCGCGCTGGCTGTCGGCACCGCGTTCGTTCGACTGCTCGGCCGCACCGCAACCTGCGCCGAACTCGCGAGCCTGCTCGGACGCGGCGGGCGCTCCGGCATCGGCGTGCTCGGCTTCGATGCCGGCGGCCTGCTGGTGGACGGCGGCCCGGCCGGCGGTCTGCATCCGGATGTGCCGCCGCTGCTCGCGCGCCAGCTGTTTCCGGAAGCGTGGCGCATCCTGCTCGTCAGCGATCATTCGCGCGAAGGGCTGCACGGGCCCGATGAACGTCGTGGACTCGCCGCACTCGCGCCGTTTCCGCAGCACCTCGCCGCGCATCTGTGCCACCTCGTACTGATGCGAATCCTGCCCGGCGCTGCCGAACGCAACATCGTGCCGTTCGCGCACGGCCTCACCGAACTGCAGCAGACCATCGGCGAATATTTCGCGCCCGCGCAGGGCGGCGTGTTCGCGAGCCCCGACGTCGAGCGCGCGCTGCGCGCGGTCGCGGCGGAACGTATCGCGGGCATCGGCCAGAGTTCGTGGGGGCCGACCGGCTTCGCGATCGTCGCCGGCGCGCGCGAAGCGGAAAGTGCGCTCGCGACCGCACGCGAAGCAACCCGCGGCTTGCCGCACATCGAATGCACGATCGTCGCGGGACGCAATCGCGGCGCGACGATCCGCACCGCCGACGCGCACCAGCAGCACATCGACGCCGCGTGA
- a CDS encoding ATP-grasp domain-containing protein, protein MSMTPLPSDAGLRIAIMTDETGWHTGRLKKAFRARGADARCIDLADCRIDTTWQPHGLVLPGFGHTLPDAVFVRGIAGGTFEQVTLRLGILHALRESGVPVYNDARAIERSVDKSMTSFLLHRHGVPTPATWAGESVAFAQRVLMREAATGRQVVLKPLFGSQGHGLKRLGASRARGGTLTPLPSLAAPYNKVAYLQRYVDGTRPGRSGFDWRVLVIGGRAVAAMRRVGGKGWIHNFAQGAVCEAVELDAPLAQTAVRATQALGLDYAGVDLIPDPDDATRPLVLEVNGVAAWRGLQSVTSLDIAAALADDLLDRKLAAHAGEPAVVALPGRHA, encoded by the coding sequence ATGAGCATGACGCCGTTGCCATCCGACGCCGGCCTGCGCATCGCGATCATGACCGACGAAACCGGCTGGCACACCGGACGCCTGAAAAAAGCTTTCCGCGCGCGCGGCGCGGACGCACGCTGCATCGATCTCGCCGACTGCCGGATCGACACGACTTGGCAACCGCACGGGCTCGTGCTGCCTGGCTTCGGCCACACGCTGCCGGATGCGGTGTTCGTGCGCGGCATCGCCGGCGGCACGTTCGAACAGGTGACGTTGCGTCTCGGCATCCTGCACGCGCTGCGCGAATCGGGCGTGCCGGTCTACAACGATGCGCGCGCGATCGAGCGCAGCGTCGACAAATCGATGACCAGTTTTCTGCTGCATCGTCACGGTGTCCCGACACCCGCGACGTGGGCCGGCGAATCGGTCGCGTTCGCGCAGCGCGTGCTGATGCGCGAAGCGGCCACCGGACGCCAGGTCGTGCTGAAGCCGCTGTTCGGTTCGCAGGGGCATGGGCTCAAGCGGCTCGGCGCGAGCCGCGCGCGTGGCGGCACGCTGACGCCGTTGCCGTCGCTTGCTGCGCCGTATAACAAGGTCGCCTATCTGCAGCGCTACGTCGACGGTACGCGGCCTGGACGCTCTGGCTTCGACTGGCGCGTGCTGGTGATCGGCGGTCGCGCGGTCGCGGCGATGCGGCGCGTCGGCGGCAAGGGCTGGATTCACAACTTCGCGCAGGGAGCCGTCTGCGAGGCGGTAGAACTCGACGCGCCGCTCGCACAAACCGCCGTGCGCGCGACGCAGGCGTTGGGTCTCGACTACGCAGGCGTCGATCTGATCCCCGATCCGGACGACGCGACACGGCCGCTGGTGCTCGAAGTCAACGGAGTCGCCGCATGGCGTGGACTGCAATCGGTTACATCGCTCGATATCGCGGCGGCACTCGCCGACGATCTGCTGGATCGCAAGCTCGCCGCGCATGCAGGTGAACCGGCCGTCGTCGCGCTGCCGGGCCGCCATGCGTGA
- a CDS encoding substrate-binding domain-containing protein, whose product MRYRKSMLLHATLTAAALCCAAFVSAAVRADGPALPNNDGADGVLRVCADPNNMPLSNNKGEGYENRIASQMASDFGYKLEYTYFPQRMGFVRHTLREKEADSGRYKCDLIIGVPKGYDMTSTTQPYLRSTYAMVFSKRPEFASINTPDDLLKLPPDELHKLRFGIFTQTPAVDWLLGHNLIDQAVSYQVQSGDPQEYPGQMIEHDLSAGNVDVAFVWGPIAGYFAKRAGDTVKIVPFPAQPGIRFDYTISMGVRYGEKAWKDKVDQWIGANHDKIDQILASYEVPQLKPIDVSPAKPADASP is encoded by the coding sequence ATGCGTTATCGCAAATCAATGTTGCTGCATGCCACGCTGACCGCGGCCGCGCTATGCTGCGCGGCGTTCGTCAGTGCAGCCGTCCGCGCCGACGGTCCGGCGCTGCCGAACAACGACGGCGCCGACGGCGTGCTGAGAGTGTGCGCCGATCCGAACAACATGCCGTTGTCGAACAACAAGGGCGAGGGCTACGAGAACCGGATCGCGAGCCAGATGGCGAGCGACTTCGGCTACAAGCTCGAATACACGTATTTTCCGCAACGCATGGGCTTCGTGCGTCATACGCTGCGCGAGAAGGAAGCGGACAGCGGACGCTACAAGTGCGATCTGATCATCGGCGTGCCGAAGGGCTACGACATGACGTCGACGACGCAGCCGTATCTGCGCTCCACGTATGCGATGGTGTTCTCGAAGCGTCCGGAATTCGCCAGCATCAATACGCCCGACGATCTGCTCAAACTGCCGCCCGACGAACTGCACAAGTTGCGCTTCGGCATCTTCACGCAGACGCCAGCGGTGGACTGGCTGCTCGGTCACAACCTGATCGACCAGGCGGTGTCGTACCAGGTGCAGAGCGGCGACCCGCAGGAGTATCCCGGTCAGATGATCGAACACGATCTGAGCGCGGGTAACGTCGACGTCGCGTTCGTGTGGGGGCCGATTGCCGGCTACTTCGCGAAGCGTGCCGGCGACACGGTGAAGATCGTGCCGTTCCCGGCACAGCCCGGCATCCGTTTCGACTACACGATCTCGATGGGCGTGCGCTACGGCGAGAAGGCATGGAAGGACAAGGTCGATCAATGGATCGGCGCGAACCACGACAAGATCGATCAGATCCTCGCGAGCTACGAAGTGCCGCAGTTGAAACCCATTGACGTATCGCCCGCGAAACCCGCGGACGCGTCGCCATGA
- a CDS encoding 4a-hydroxytetrahydrobiopterin dehydratase: MAQEEHAYSDDEVRQRLAGPLQHWYLEDGWLRRKYRTEGWKGTLMVVNTVGHLAEAAWHHPDLTVSYAFVIVKLKTHTAKGITDKDFALATKIEDVVQWQPGHENGPLEGTPTGDARFRYIKYDAAGSA, from the coding sequence ATGGCACAGGAAGAACACGCGTATTCCGACGACGAGGTCCGGCAGCGTCTCGCCGGTCCGTTGCAGCACTGGTATCTGGAAGATGGCTGGCTGCGGCGCAAGTACCGCACCGAAGGATGGAAAGGCACGCTGATGGTGGTCAATACAGTGGGCCATCTCGCCGAGGCCGCGTGGCATCACCCGGATCTGACGGTGTCGTATGCGTTCGTCATCGTGAAGCTGAAGACGCACACGGCGAAAGGCATCACGGACAAGGACTTCGCGCTCGCCACGAAAATCGAGGACGTCGTGCAGTGGCAGCCGGGTCACGAGAACGGCCCGCTCGAAGGCACACCGACCGGCGATGCGCGCTTTCGCTATATCAAGTACGACGCGGCGGGTTCGGCGTGA
- a CDS encoding c-type cytochrome has protein sequence MKGRSIVLLGALPAVLVLAGVALTAYAQNSPQMSPVAYKVVDGNKVDSNTLLGWKTWRALDCERCHGAQQQGLVGPSLVDAFKTLDKTEFHRTVFGGRVDKGMPDFSSSQMMQKNWENLYAYLKGRSDGQIKPGDLQAIDAK, from the coding sequence ATGAAAGGCCGATCCATCGTGTTGCTGGGGGCGTTGCCCGCAGTCCTCGTCCTCGCTGGCGTCGCACTTACTGCGTATGCGCAGAACAGTCCGCAGATGTCGCCGGTCGCGTACAAGGTGGTCGACGGTAACAAGGTCGACAGCAATACGCTGCTCGGGTGGAAAACCTGGCGCGCGCTCGACTGCGAGCGCTGCCACGGTGCACAGCAGCAGGGGCTCGTCGGACCGTCGCTGGTCGACGCGTTCAAGACGCTCGATAAAACCGAATTCCACCGCACGGTGTTCGGCGGCCGGGTCGACAAGGGCATGCCCGATTTCAGCTCGAGCCAGATGATGCAGAAAAACTGGGAAAACCTGTACGCGTACCTGAAAGGACGCTCCGATGGACAGATCAAGCCGGGCGATCTGCAGGCCATCGACGCGAAGTAA
- a CDS encoding triphosphoribosyl-dephospho-CoA synthase, with translation MPHDPHGALSPATIRAAFIDACRLDVDTPKPGNVSARSPGHGMSAVQFVASACAAADPLTARDASVGARILDAVTRTRETVGCNTNLGIVLLAAPLATALDHLAAPLTADRWHTAVERVLARLSLDDSRVAYRAIALANPGGLGDAPEQSVHAAPTVGLRDAMTLAAARDSIARQYANGFADVFDSGLAAVRAAPSKAPSVVTLHVFLTFLGGWPDSHIVRKHGEALAQSVTLAARAHHAQWLRAFAASPVETAAAPLDAWDADLKAHAINPGTSADLTVATLFVARCLDVARNGRTDAAGTTGTEPVS, from the coding sequence GTGCCACATGACCCGCACGGTGCGCTCTCGCCCGCCACGATCCGCGCAGCCTTCATCGACGCCTGCCGGCTCGACGTCGATACGCCGAAACCCGGTAACGTCAGCGCACGCAGCCCGGGGCACGGAATGTCCGCGGTGCAGTTCGTCGCGAGCGCCTGCGCCGCCGCCGATCCGCTGACGGCGCGCGATGCGTCGGTCGGCGCACGCATTCTCGACGCGGTGACGCGCACGCGCGAAACGGTCGGTTGCAACACGAATCTCGGCATCGTGCTGCTGGCCGCGCCGCTGGCCACCGCGCTCGACCATCTCGCCGCGCCGCTGACCGCCGATCGCTGGCACACCGCAGTCGAACGCGTGCTCGCGCGCCTTTCGCTCGACGATTCACGCGTTGCGTATCGCGCGATCGCGCTCGCGAATCCAGGCGGCCTCGGCGACGCGCCCGAACAATCGGTCCATGCGGCACCCACCGTGGGCCTGCGCGACGCGATGACGCTGGCCGCCGCGCGCGACAGCATCGCGCGGCAGTACGCGAACGGCTTCGCGGACGTGTTCGACTCCGGACTTGCTGCGGTGCGCGCCGCGCCGTCGAAGGCGCCGTCGGTCGTCACGCTGCACGTGTTCCTGACGTTTCTCGGCGGCTGGCCCGACTCTCACATTGTGCGCAAGCACGGCGAGGCGCTGGCGCAGAGTGTCACGCTTGCGGCACGCGCGCACCACGCGCAATGGCTGCGGGCGTTCGCGGCTTCCCCGGTCGAAACCGCTGCCGCGCCGCTCGATGCGTGGGACGCCGATCTCAAGGCACACGCGATCAATCCGGGCACCAGCGCGGACCTGACGGTCGCGACGCTGTTCGTCGCGCGCTGTCTCGACGTCGCGCGAAACGG